In the genome of Paenibacillus sp. FSL R5-0766, one region contains:
- a CDS encoding amidohydrolase gives MSILIQQATILTMKDADAPFMGDIRVEGDRIVQIANHIPPQPEDEIIDGRNKVAMPGLINAHQHTPMSLLRGFSDDLKLMDWLERKMLPAEARMNPEDIYWGAKLSIAEMIRSGTTAFADMYIHMNEIAEAVKQTGMRASLTRGMVFMEDDGGRRLQEAIDLVQRWSGAADGRITTMYGPHSPYTCPMEPLREVIALAVTEDIPLHIHLAETKEEVVKIGERYDMTPTEYLEEAGMFEQAHVLLAHGVHLNRRDIGRLKGMRGGVAHNPVSNLKLGCGIAPITEMLAQGINVGIGTDGAGSATTVDMFEEIKAATWLQKLDYGDPTRLPAKDVLSMATRGSASLLGLQDEVGMLEVGRKADLILIDLAKPHLQPVHEVESLLAYSVNGADVDTTIVNGQILMRGRKLLTIDEDELYREVKVRAKRIVEGI, from the coding sequence ATGAGTATATTGATTCAGCAAGCTACGATTCTAACGATGAAAGATGCCGATGCCCCCTTTATGGGGGATATTCGTGTTGAGGGAGATCGCATTGTACAGATTGCGAACCACATTCCTCCTCAACCTGAAGATGAGATTATCGATGGCCGCAATAAGGTTGCCATGCCGGGCCTAATCAATGCACACCAACATACACCAATGAGCCTGCTCCGGGGATTCTCGGATGATCTGAAGCTGATGGACTGGCTCGAACGTAAAATGCTGCCTGCCGAAGCACGAATGAACCCGGAAGACATCTATTGGGGTGCCAAGTTATCCATCGCCGAGATGATCCGTTCGGGTACCACTGCTTTTGCGGATATGTATATCCATATGAATGAGATAGCAGAAGCGGTTAAGCAAACAGGTATGCGGGCATCGCTTACACGTGGGATGGTATTCATGGAGGATGATGGGGGACGCAGGTTGCAAGAGGCGATCGATCTTGTGCAACGCTGGTCTGGAGCGGCCGATGGGCGGATTACAACGATGTATGGACCCCACTCACCCTACACTTGTCCCATGGAGCCGCTACGTGAAGTCATTGCTCTGGCTGTCACGGAGGATATTCCGCTACATATTCATCTGGCTGAGACAAAGGAAGAAGTTGTGAAGATTGGTGAGCGCTATGACATGACACCGACAGAGTATCTGGAAGAGGCGGGGATGTTCGAACAGGCACATGTGTTGCTTGCGCATGGTGTACACCTCAATCGCAGGGACATCGGCAGATTGAAGGGCATGCGCGGCGGTGTAGCACACAATCCGGTCAGTAATCTGAAGCTGGGGTGTGGAATTGCTCCAATTACCGAGATGTTGGCTCAGGGAATTAATGTGGGAATCGGAACGGATGGAGCGGGAAGTGCCACAACCGTCGATATGTTCGAGGAGATCAAAGCCGCGACCTGGCTGCAAAAGCTGGATTATGGCGATCCCACTCGCTTGCCAGCCAAGGACGTACTAAGCATGGCTACACGCGGAAGTGCCAGTCTGCTTGGTCTACAGGATGAAGTAGGGATGCTTGAGGTGGGGCGCAAAGCTGATCTGATCCTGATCGATCTGGCGAAACCACATCTTCAACCGGTACATGAGGTGGAATCCTTATTGGCCTACAGTGTAAATGGGGCGGATGTGGACACCACGATCGTGAATGGTCAGATCCTCATGAGAGGCAGAAAGCTGCTCACGATCGATGAGGATGAACTTTACCGTGAGGTGAAGGTTAGAGCCAAACGAATTGTAGAAGGAATTTAA
- a CDS encoding S-layer homology domain-containing protein — translation MFQPKKKRPRIRRTMSGLIALTLLSSLVFPSIAGAEPAEPSQVQFANVSVQAGQTVHVPVTLKQSYSQVSAYNMQIDYDTSALEVIRITPKSVSTISTSPEETGTGDFQYVINNEEGWVRIIWVDFNAGERLISDEQQLFDIEVKAKSNASPGTKQLTVVQSDSEHWLFTNVEHNSGAQLSGGTITITAANSGGDNSGSTPTPNPGNSSGGGGSVSPTTPVVTPVPSTPAVTKGVDIYVNGQKQEQSATATTSTVNNQVTTTVHVDNDKVINQIGSGLKTLLLPITGTGKGAVVGELNGKLVKTMEGSNAEVVIQTDSGTYTLPANQIQVDQILNQFGSTVPLEDITFQIAIAPSATSKQTAIQAAADKLENTTVIAAPIDFEVKAIWNGQQVNVDRFNSYVERSITLPEGVDGSKITTGVVLQPDGSLLHVPTKVIKGNVQDSAIINSLTNSTYALIYHPATFSDVSSHWSRDDVQDLASRLIVQGTGENVFAPDRSITRAEFTAVLLRGLGLHAPRSAESASFTDVKTGSWYEDEVETAVSYGLISGYTDESFRPNSEISRAEALTIVSRAMKLVGLAQADASETTSLLSTYSDSAKVQAWAAEPVASAIKQELVQGADGKLMSDADISRAQSAAIVKRLLAKAGLI, via the coding sequence ATGTTTCAACCGAAAAAGAAACGTCCAAGAATCAGAAGAACAATGTCAGGTCTCATCGCACTGACGCTACTCTCGTCTCTCGTATTCCCGAGTATTGCTGGGGCAGAGCCGGCAGAACCATCACAGGTTCAATTTGCAAATGTAAGTGTACAGGCGGGGCAGACGGTTCATGTCCCTGTTACATTAAAGCAGTCCTATTCTCAGGTTAGCGCTTATAATATGCAGATTGATTATGATACATCTGCACTGGAAGTTATCCGTATCACGCCTAAATCTGTCAGTACCATTAGCACATCCCCAGAAGAAACCGGTACAGGGGACTTCCAGTACGTAATTAATAACGAAGAAGGCTGGGTACGGATCATCTGGGTTGATTTTAATGCAGGTGAACGTCTGATTTCAGACGAACAGCAATTATTTGATATTGAGGTCAAAGCCAAAAGTAATGCTTCTCCTGGAACAAAACAGCTCACTGTGGTACAAAGCGATTCAGAACATTGGCTTTTTACAAATGTAGAACACAATAGTGGTGCTCAGTTGTCCGGTGGAACCATCACAATTACAGCAGCAAACTCAGGTGGCGACAATTCTGGCTCGACACCTACACCGAATCCTGGTAACTCTTCAGGTGGAGGGGGAAGTGTATCTCCAACTACACCCGTGGTTACCCCAGTTCCATCGACTCCGGCGGTAACCAAAGGTGTAGACATCTATGTGAACGGTCAGAAACAGGAACAATCTGCAACGGCCACCACATCAACGGTAAACAATCAGGTTACCACCACGGTTCATGTGGATAATGACAAAGTCATCAATCAGATTGGAAGTGGACTAAAAACGTTACTGTTGCCTATTACAGGTACTGGTAAAGGTGCAGTTGTTGGTGAACTGAACGGCAAGTTGGTCAAAACGATGGAAGGAAGTAATGCCGAAGTTGTCATTCAGACTGATAGCGGTACGTACACACTTCCAGCTAACCAGATTCAAGTGGATCAGATTCTGAACCAATTCGGAAGCACGGTTCCATTGGAAGATATCACATTCCAAATCGCTATTGCGCCTAGTGCCACATCCAAGCAAACAGCAATTCAGGCCGCAGCGGATAAGCTGGAGAACACAACGGTGATCGCAGCTCCGATTGATTTTGAGGTAAAAGCGATCTGGAATGGACAGCAAGTTAATGTAGATCGTTTCAACTCTTATGTAGAGCGCTCCATTACTTTGCCAGAGGGTGTCGATGGTTCAAAGATCACGACAGGGGTTGTGCTTCAGCCAGATGGCAGCCTTCTGCATGTACCGACCAAGGTTATCAAAGGTAACGTGCAAGATTCTGCTATTATTAACAGCTTGACGAACAGTACTTATGCGCTGATCTATCATCCGGCAACATTCAGTGACGTATCAAGTCACTGGAGTCGTGATGACGTACAGGATCTGGCATCCCGTCTGATCGTACAAGGTACTGGTGAGAACGTGTTTGCGCCAGACCGGAGTATTACGCGGGCGGAGTTTACGGCTGTTTTGTTAAGAGGCTTGGGTCTGCACGCACCGCGCAGTGCAGAATCGGCATCGTTCACGGATGTGAAGACAGGCAGCTGGTATGAGGATGAGGTTGAGACGGCAGTGTCCTACGGATTGATCTCAGGTTATACTGACGAGAGCTTCCGTCCGAACAGCGAAATTTCTCGTGCTGAAGCGCTGACCATTGTGTCACGTGCGATGAAACTGGTCGGTCTGGCACAGGCCGACGCGTCAGAGACAACAAGTCTGCTGAGCACATACAGCGATAGCGCTAAAGTACAGGCATGGGCAGCAGAGCCGGTTGCATCGGCGATTAAACAAGAGCTGGTACAAGGTGCTGATGGCAAACTGATGTCAGATGCAGACATTAGTCGTGCACAGTCGGCGGCGATTGTGAAAAGGTTACTTGCAAAAGCTGGACTAATCTAA
- a CDS encoding dockerin type I domain-containing protein — MKGKQNKKRLKPILKKSMLTALGLGIALPIGGALPQANAGEIGPEINISRPVLNDGIHWLNYSSEQNDPSFVSGVPIEVTNNRVRIDLSTHLRSDEFSMLTANSSDNSIARVYVETIENENILVVIPYKSGKINIELKAQYTVSDVPETVTDNFELNISKKGDVNADGKVNSADAAELLTYLRNMVSRRGYSYVEMNRMDVDRNAEPTLGDMNALLNGYANKTLGAKNNDYVLTFQQVDDAPYVLNGQLKNYMENAIATDYDLMDVDGDVIATPSYQWYRATDPSGEDMVPIEGETLEQHTVTSEDEDHYLVLEVTAHSTSDANTKPRRVYIVGKEKIQRPD, encoded by the coding sequence TTGAAGGGGAAACAAAACAAAAAACGGCTTAAGCCGATATTGAAAAAAAGCATGTTGACTGCACTCGGGTTGGGCATTGCGTTGCCTATAGGTGGAGCGCTTCCTCAAGCTAACGCAGGAGAAATTGGCCCAGAGATTAACATTTCACGGCCTGTGCTCAACGACGGCATCCATTGGTTAAATTATTCATCGGAACAAAACGATCCTTCTTTTGTGTCCGGTGTACCCATCGAGGTAACGAACAATAGAGTTAGAATTGATTTGAGTACCCATTTACGATCTGATGAGTTTAGTATGCTCACAGCCAACTCAAGTGATAACAGTATAGCTAGGGTGTATGTAGAAACGATAGAAAATGAAAATATATTGGTTGTTATTCCTTACAAGAGCGGCAAAATCAACATCGAATTGAAAGCTCAATATACTGTATCTGATGTACCGGAAACGGTTACGGATAACTTTGAACTTAACATTAGTAAAAAAGGGGATGTAAATGCAGACGGAAAAGTGAATTCTGCGGATGCAGCAGAACTTTTGACTTATCTTCGTAATATGGTCAGTCGCCGCGGTTATTCTTATGTAGAGATGAACCGAATGGACGTGGATCGTAATGCGGAACCCACTTTGGGGGATATGAATGCGTTGTTAAACGGATATGCCAATAAAACACTTGGCGCAAAAAACAATGACTATGTGTTGACCTTTCAACAAGTGGACGATGCACCGTATGTGCTGAATGGTCAATTGAAGAATTACATGGAGAACGCAATTGCCACAGATTATGATTTAATGGATGTTGATGGTGATGTTATTGCTACTCCTTCTTATCAGTGGTATCGCGCAACAGACCCTTCAGGAGAAGATATGGTTCCAATAGAAGGGGAGACACTAGAACAGCATACCGTTACATCTGAGGACGAGGATCATTATCTTGTGCTCGAAGTGACTGCTCATTCCACTTCGGACGCGAATACGAAACCTAGACGAGTATACATTGTTGGAAAAGAAAAAATACAACGCCCTGATTAA